In one window of Miscanthus floridulus cultivar M001 chromosome 12, ASM1932011v1, whole genome shotgun sequence DNA:
- the LOC136498174 gene encoding transcription factor IBH1-like codes for MAGKRTTTARNQHQPPPSPPNPNPNRRRRASASDPAPDERPSKRMLAFHFLRALARIHSTTPAPRRPRTIRRAAYSSMARAASPRRAWTQALLRQARARRVVARSSTRAVLLRRRVSAAAPPAPPLMLRASSAGETSSAPTPAAAPAAVAARGPPPRQAGEPARADALRQLVPGGAEMEYCSLLDETADYVRCLRAQVQLMQSLVDLFSAQRSSIAQQPNQ; via the coding sequence ATGGCCGGGAagaggacgacgacggcgcgtAATCAGCATcaaccaccgccgtcgccgccaaaccctaaccctaaccgtcGGCGCCGGGCCTCGGCCAGCGACCCGGCCCCGGACGAACGGCCGTCGAAGCGCATGCTGGCCTTTCACTTCCTCCGCGCGCTGGCCCGGATCCACAGCACCACCCCGGCGCCGCGCCGCCCGCGCACCATCCGCCGCGCGGCCTACTCGTCCATGGCGCGCGCCGCCAGCCCGCGCCGGGCCTGGACGCAGGCGCTGCTCCGCCAGGCGCGCGCGCGCAGGGTGGTCGCCAGGTCCTCCACGCGCGCGGTCCTGCTGCGGAGGCGCGTCTCCGCCGCAGCGCCACCGGCGCCTCCGCTGATGCTCCGCGCCAGCAGCGCCGGGGAGACGTCGTCGGCGCCGACGCCGGCGGCGGCTCCGGCGGCCGTGGCAGCCCGGGGTCCGCCTCCGAGGCAGGCTGGGGAGCCGGCCAGGGCCGACGCGCTCCGGCAGCTCGTCCCCGGCGGCGCCGAGATGGAGTACTGCAGCCTCCTCGACGAGACCGCCGACTACGTGCGCTGCCTCCGCGCGCAGGTGCAGCTCATGCAGAGCCTCGTCGACCTCTTCTCCGCCCAACGATCGTCGATCGCCCAACAACCGAACCAGTAA